In Bradyrhizobium sp. 200, the sequence ATTTTCCCAACTGACAAGAGCGGGTGGGCGCGCGGGAATCATCGTGCGGACTGGTATCGCAACCGATAGTTCAACAAGCGTATTTTTCCGCGATCTTGTCGCCAATCGAAAGCTCTTCAGCCTCCATGATTTTCAAACCGGTCTCGGTTATTCTGACAACATCGGTCACGCACGATTCAAATTTTGTCTTTTGACCTTGGGGCAGGCAAATATCCGCCCACGTGGTCGTTGCCACCGTGCGCGGCGATGAACATGGCGACGGCCGACCGGCAATAGGATTCGATTTCGTTGTCGTCCTCTGCTCTCGCCTCATCGAAGCGTGCGATAATCAGGAGATCGGATCCTTTGAAAAGCGCGGCAAACAAGCGGGCGGACCGGAGAGGATCGGGCACGTTCAGAACCGCCTTCGCGTGCAACTGACGCAACAGGGCCTCGATTTGGGCGATGACATGGGCGGGGCCGGCTTCGTAATGGAGCTTGCTTAACGACTTTTGATTCGTCTTGTCGGCCATTACCATGGCTTCGACACTGCGGACGTCTGATCTCAACAGCGTGCGAAGCAGTGATGATCCCACCGCCATGAGCTGATCTTCGGCCGAACCGTCGACGCCTTCAAGAAGGGCCTGTGGTGCAAACAACTGATGGCAGCCGGCCGCGATGGCCGCGCTGAACAGCGCCTCCTTGTTCTCGAAGTGCCGATAGATGCTGAGCTTGGATATCTTCGCCCGCTGGGCGACCTTGTCCAATGTCGTCGCTTGAAAACCCAATTCCACAAAGAGTTCGCACGCGGCGTCGACTATCGTTTGGCCAAGCGCCTCGTTGGCGGGCCGGCCGCGCCGGCCCTGGCTAATTTCGGTCACGACAATTCCAGTCCTTGACAGTATCCTAATTCTTGAATTACGATACCACGCAGTGTCTAAAATGTGCAAGCCAGGCCCAGCCCAACCACAACACGGAGCCCATCACCATGGATGACGTCATCATCATCGGCGGCAGCTTTGCCGGTCTCGCCGGCGCCCTGCAGCTCGGCCGTGCCCGCCGTAAGGTCACCGTTCTCGATACCGGCCTGCCGCGCAACCGCTTCGCCGGCCACTCGCATGGCCTGCTCGGCCACGATCACAAGCCACCGCTGGACATCCTGGCCGAGGCGCGGCAGCAGCTGGCGCGCTATCCCACGATCAGGCTGGTCAATGCCCGGGCCGACAGCATCTCCGGCGCCATCGACGATTTCTCCGTCCTCACTTCCGATGGCGAAAGCTTTGGGGCGCGTCGTCTGATCCTGAGCTATGGCATCACCGACCA encodes:
- a CDS encoding TetR/AcrR family transcriptional regulator — protein: MTEISQGRRGRPANEALGQTIVDAACELFVELGFQATTLDKVAQRAKISKLSIYRHFENKEALFSAAIAAGCHQLFAPQALLEGVDGSAEDQLMAVGSSLLRTLLRSDVRSVEAMVMADKTNQKSLSKLHYEAGPAHVIAQIEALLRQLHAKAVLNVPDPLRSARLFAALFKGSDLLIIARFDEARAEDDNEIESYCRSAVAMFIAAHGGNDHVGGYLPAPRSKDKI